In one window of Bombus vancouverensis nearcticus chromosome 10, iyBomVanc1_principal, whole genome shotgun sequence DNA:
- the LOC117157025 gene encoding gamma-interferon-inducible lysosomal thiol reductase-like protein isoform X1: protein MGLGIFRWKILLIAISVLLLWQSSKVWLNLTQEKYGIEAQLQDNQLTNDESKQKVHITVYYEALCPDSRNFFIKQLLPMYHKIPNNVQLEFIPYGKATVGYFIKRKNDLKTTVKTENGYEFMCQHGPIECGANIIHACSIDILKNTSIQLEYLSCMIKNNIVPVNIMEICAKKMNIDYNPIFKCFIGDKGKELLAKYGELTNAVTPQISFIPTVVLNENSENQARILKNLLHEVCLQFKIMPEGCIL from the exons ATGGGACTAGGAATTTTTCGATGGAAGATATTATTGATTGCTATATCTGTTTTACTTCTTTGGCAATCTTCGAAAGTATGGTTGAATCTAACTCAAGAGAAATATGGCATAGAAG CACAGCTTCAGGACAACCAGCTAACAAACGACGAGAGTAAGCAAAAGGTTCACATAACTGTGTATTACGAAGCACTATGTCCAGATTCACGCAACTTTTTCATAAAACAATTATTGCCAATGTACCACAAAATTCCAAATAATGTACAGTTGGAATTTATACCATATGGGAAAGCTACGGTAGGATACtttataaagagaaaaaatgatttaaaaaca ACTGTGAAAACAGAAAATGGGTATGAATTTATGTGCCAACATGGACCCATTGAATGTGGAGCAAATATCATTCATGCATGTTCCATAGATATCCTGAAGAATACCTCCATTCAGTTAGAGTATCTATCTTGTATGATTAAAAATAACATAGTGCCAGTAAATATCATGGAAATTTGTGCAAAAAAAATGAACATAGATTATAATCCTATCTTTAAGTGCTTTATTGGAGATAAGGGCAAAGAACTTTTGGCTAAATATGGGGAATTAACAAATGCTGTAACACCACAAATTTCCTTCATACCAACTGTTGTATTAAATGAG AATTCTGAGAATCAGGCAaggatattaaaaaatttactaCATGAAGTGTGCCTACAATTTAAAATTATGCCAGAAGGTTGTATATTATAA
- the LOC117157025 gene encoding gamma-interferon-inducible lysosomal thiol reductase-like protein isoform X2: MGLGIFRWKILLIAISVLLLWQSSKVWLNLTQEKYGIEAQLQDNQLTNDESKQKVHITVYYEALCPDSRNFFIKQLLPMYHKIPNNVQLEFIPYGKATTVKTENGYEFMCQHGPIECGANIIHACSIDILKNTSIQLEYLSCMIKNNIVPVNIMEICAKKMNIDYNPIFKCFIGDKGKELLAKYGELTNAVTPQISFIPTVVLNENSENQARILKNLLHEVCLQFKIMPEGCIL, from the exons ATGGGACTAGGAATTTTTCGATGGAAGATATTATTGATTGCTATATCTGTTTTACTTCTTTGGCAATCTTCGAAAGTATGGTTGAATCTAACTCAAGAGAAATATGGCATAGAAG CACAGCTTCAGGACAACCAGCTAACAAACGACGAGAGTAAGCAAAAGGTTCACATAACTGTGTATTACGAAGCACTATGTCCAGATTCACGCAACTTTTTCATAAAACAATTATTGCCAATGTACCACAAAATTCCAAATAATGTACAGTTGGAATTTATACCATATGGGAAAGCTACG ACTGTGAAAACAGAAAATGGGTATGAATTTATGTGCCAACATGGACCCATTGAATGTGGAGCAAATATCATTCATGCATGTTCCATAGATATCCTGAAGAATACCTCCATTCAGTTAGAGTATCTATCTTGTATGATTAAAAATAACATAGTGCCAGTAAATATCATGGAAATTTGTGCAAAAAAAATGAACATAGATTATAATCCTATCTTTAAGTGCTTTATTGGAGATAAGGGCAAAGAACTTTTGGCTAAATATGGGGAATTAACAAATGCTGTAACACCACAAATTTCCTTCATACCAACTGTTGTATTAAATGAG AATTCTGAGAATCAGGCAaggatattaaaaaatttactaCATGAAGTGTGCCTACAATTTAAAATTATGCCAGAAGGTTGTATATTATAA